CAAGCAGCCTAAAAAGAAGACGGAAAAGAGGCCCAGGCACACATCCCCTAGAGAATAGAAGTCCAACCAGCCCAACTAGAGAGGGCCCTGATCCAAGAGGCCTTATAGGCCCATAAGGAGGCCCAAATAAACGTTCCCCATAAAATAGAGGACTGGCAAGCCCCCAAGAACATGTGGCACTTCAAGTGACAAGGACTATAAACCCTAACAAACTTGGAGACCAGCTGTAAAAAAGCTCCTCAACCACCTCCCTGACAATCCGAGGGGTACTCAGCCTTATACCCTAGAAGATTGCAACAAACTCCAACAGCCTCCCCGAGTCTAGGGGGTATCCTCCAGCTACTCCTCAAATTCGAGGAGGATCAGTCAACTACTGGAGGACTCTATTTCAAATCTGAGCGAGGATCAGTATTATCCAATAGCTTTGAGGTCATGatttcaccaaatttgtgACATTCTccaacaaatttattattgcctataaatagagaggTACCCATACGGGAGAAACACTTTGACACGGTCACATACACAAAATCACATTCACATGACCAGAAGGACAAGACTAGAAAGACATGGTCAGAGGAACACCATCCCACATGCATATGTTTTACACTCTTTAAGCCTTGTAATTCGTACTTAGAACTTTAAATGCGTATCAATCTCTCTATTGTACACAAAAGTCAAGCAATAAGATTATCTTCTTCACTCATTTGTACGTTTTCATCATCTAGCATTTGTTTCACAACTTTCCACTTTAAGTGGGTCGAGCATCATATTTTTTGCTCGTATTTATTTATTCGATATGTGCATTTGTTGTATGCATCACATGTGTTGTGGTGATGACATCAAAGTACTCGTGCACTCTCTTCTCGTCATgggaagtccaattataatactccGTTCTAAATCCTTTCATATACAAATCAAAGTTTGCCTCGTtccattgtttgaaaatttttattttcgcaCTTCTGATACGGGCGCTTGATCTACTCGTTctccatatatgcatgtttagactcaaaatattttaaaaatgcagtAACAACATCCTCAAGCTCTGGTATAAGACCCGTGCTCCTCGTCAAAACAGTCATAATTGGGTTTAAGAACGCGAATCGCTACTATTTTGAAAGATAGAGGACTAAAATCTCGATATTCAAAGtcagaggaccaaaattgtcaacCTTTTAGGGTGTGTttggattgatggatttggattttgagagaaaaatttggagaaagaatttcaaatgactttatattatgaatttaaaatccatccatattaatcaaaatatagtttaaaattaaaatagaattatttgCAATCCTTTAAATTTAGACTTATCTAAacatatttaaagaatttgaaatccatgatttcaaatctttcaatTCAAATGCAACCTTAAAGATATGagatcaaaattgtaattaacaaTAACAATTTGGACAATCACATCATCAAATTTACTGAAAGTCCCAATTTAGGTCATGATATGACTAATAATGTGGAGTTTTTCGATCAAATTAGTTggaaagaactaaaattgtcacAAATACATAATAGTAGCATTGTGAACTTTGCTATACAGGATTTTTATCAATGAGCATGGTCCAAAATTACAAGTCACAATTATCAAGAAAGGATTTAACTCTTTCGCActcattttaaatatgattaattttatttctgatGAAAGATGAAAACATCTACTGtgaatcaaaaagaaaaacaaacaatttttttttacatacattgaaaattattattttgatccTAAACTATAGAATGATTGACAATATTACTGctatactttttgaaataattaatattaattctaCACTTTAAGAAATTGTTGCAAAGTTACCcctacattaaaaaaattgctatattttactaaatataaaattaatattaattatttcaaaaaaatatgaaattaatatacaaatcgttttatattttgaaatcaaaattgcaattttcacgTTTTATGTGTGTGACGGAAATGCGAGACTAACGTGTATGGATGATTTGGAACCAAACACCAACCCATCAATGCAATGATTTGATTGTGGATCACTCGTGTCTTTTAAGGTTGGCCCCATCTCATTATCTCATGTTACTATGTGAGGTTAAAGTTGTCATACTTCCCACCCATAAGTCTTCAAAGATGTATGAATTAGAGCACCACAAAAGTTCTTTGCATGTATTTGTTTGACCTAACCATATGACAATCACTACTTTACTAAACTAGTACAAAATTCCTATTGAATCATAGTTTGGTTAAACTTAAGCTTCTATCAAACTTTCATTTTCGAGAAAGATGTCTCATCCACGTGTATGTAGccttttaaattgtaatttcatttcatttcatttctaatTTGTATAAGTACACATGTCAATTTAGTATTAATGATACCAATATATAACACGAAAATATGATTGGAGATCCTTTATCCGGGACACCATCCCttgctttttcatttttataaataactaattgTTATTGCACGCGATTTCCACCAAATCTCTATAAAGAATCTGTTCGTGCACTGAACGATCTCCACCAGCGTTGAACAGCGAAATATGGAGAAGGCGACAGAAATTCGCAGGAGCTGTTGTTTCGCCGTTTGGTGCGCTTGACGGCTGAACAGGCGGCGGAGCATCCTCCTTGCTTGGCGCTGTCGCTGCAGATCTCTGAAAATAGGGCTGTTGTAGATTTCAATCTTAGGGTTTCTATGGCGCCGCTAGTGGCGCGAGATGAAGCTGCCATGGTTGCCCAAACTCCCACGGCTCTGAATCGTCCATTGATGACAGAAAATCAGCAACCTTCGCTACAGGTTACATCTGCTCACCCACCGATGATGCTGTCGGAACTGCATACTGCCGACGTTGTTTCTGTTGATGTTGCGCCAGTGCACGTGACTGCAGATGCCACATCACAATTACCGACATTTTCGTCCACCGAAATCTTCGTTGGTAATATGCCACTACAGCCTTGTTCGAACTTCATGAATTGTCACGATAAAATTGTCAATGTCTTTCATAATTCGTCTCGAAAAATATTGACTTATGTGCCACCTATGATGCAAAATGGTGAAATTATTGTAGGACCCACGTTGGATGTGGTTCGAGATGGTTCACGTCGCTGGAATGCGACAGTAGTGGGTTATTTTTTGGGCAAAAGACCGTATTTTCATCACGTAAAGGACTACTCCAAATCTATTTGGCCATTGTTAGCAGAAGTCACGGCCACAACaaatggatttttcttcttccgaTTCAAAACTATAGTGGCAATGGAAGAAGTTATAGAGGGCGGACCATGGTTGTTCCAAAGACAACCAATCGTGCTGCAGAAATTGGAGCCGGGTATGGTCCTACGTAAGCTGAAACATACCCAAGTCCCAATTTGGGTTAAACTTCGACACTTGCCAGTTGAATTGTGGAATAATGATGGCTTGAGTACAGTGGCAAGTGGCATTGGACGACCTCTTTATCCGGATGTGATCACACGCGCATGCACGAGACTagatttcgctcgtgtataTGTCATGCTTGACATCAATGCCAAACTCCCGAAGCATTTGGTTATTATGTCATCAACAGAAGAAGGTGGAGAAATTGCATGCAAGGTTGACGTAGAATACGAGTGGCTGCCCCTTAAATGCACCACTTGCATGAGCCTCGGACATGCCACGAAGGATTGCCCTTCCATGAAAGTACCGAAACCGCCAGTCAATGTTTATGGACAGAAGGCACGAGTGCAGCCACCCATAGCTGAATCGAGTAAGGTTGTGGAGGAAGACAAGAATAACTCATGTGGAGATATTAATCAGCAGCCTATCGTATCTGAGACTCCGAGTACCCCTGTCGCACAAGGAATCAACAAAGGAAGGTACAAGGGTAAGGAGTTAGTCATCTTTAACACTTTTGGTGCATTTAACTCCCTTAATGATGCAGATGATACCATTCGGGGTCCTAAAATAAGCAGCCCCGCCAGGGGTGATCATGTTAAACGCTGTTGTGTGGAACGTGCATGGTCTGAACAAAAGGGACCATCAGCTGGCACTAAAAGACGTAGTAgttgagttcaggttacaatttaTTGGCCTTCTTGAAATGCGTCTacaaattactaatattgCTCGTATACAATCTTTCCTACTGCCTCAATGGAAGTGGTTTGTTGATCCTGTGTCGGTTGGAAATCGTATATGAATTGCATGGGATGACACTATTCCTGATGTTAATGTGATTGAGTTAGGTGATCAATTTGTACACTGTCGTGTAACTATTAGAGCACTGCATACGGATGTGATTATTAGTGTTATGTATGGTGCCACTGAAATTGCTGAGCAGCGTGAGTTAGGGCGATCACTGGGGGTGCTTGCAGGTCAATGTGTGGATGACCCGTGGATAGTAGGAGGAGATTTTAATGCTGTTCGTGACCTCAATGAGGTGTGTGTTAATTTTGGTGATATCTCGGCAATGGATGAATTTAATGCATGCATACAGGATACGGGATTGCTACAAATGCCCATGCAGGGTGAATGATACACGTGGCGTAACCGAAGTTCGAATTCACGAAGTTTATGGAAGCGTTTGGATCGTATGCTCATAAATGACATATGGCTTGAGTGTTTCCCTAACTCATACTATTCAAGCCTCACCCCACGCACCTCGGATCATTCACCACTGGTGCTTTGTGGGGATCGACAATAACAACTGGGAGGTATGTTCAGATTTGATAATTACCTTACTCTTTCACCAGATTTTATTCCTAGTGTGAAAAATGCATGGAAACACGACATTATTGGAGTGCCTATGTACGCGATTATGCAAAAACTAAAAGCTTTAAAACCAGTATTCCGATAGCAAAGGCGCAATAAAGGAGATCTTACGGAGAATGTATGACTGGCTAAAGGATTCCTTGAGGAAACACAGATCTTGGTTAGCTCGGATAGACAAAACTACCTCTTTCTACTCCTGGAATACTGTTGCCGTTTGGTATACGCCAAGGCGGTAAAAATGGAACAAATCATGTTACAGCAGCAAGCAaagatgcaatggatgaaggaTGGGGATCAATGCTCACGAGTCTTCTTTTGCAAGATAGCTCAGCGACGTGCCACTCGGAGAATCttgcaaataaatgatgaacaCGGGACCACCTACTCAGAGCCAGAAGCGGTTATTCATGAGTTTGTCTCCTTCTATCAGGCTTTATTAGGCGGAGAAAGACGGAGGCAGGTGATAGAAATCCGGTATTTGAGGCCATGGGCTAGACATGTCCTCAATGAGGAGGAAGGGCTTCAGCTCCTTACACCAGTCACTGCAGTTGACGTCAAACAGGCAGTGtttgacattgctgaagaTAAAGCACCTGGACCGGATGGGTTCTCATCGGGGTTTTATAAAGCTGCTTAGTCAATCGTGGGTCCAGAGGTTACGAAGGCAATCTTGGAGTTCTTTAACACGGGAAAACTACTGAAGCAAATCAACACCACACTTTTGGCACTTATCCCTAAGGTACATACCCCTATGATGATCACAGATTTTCGCTCTATTTCGTGttgtaatgttttatataagattattgccaaactTATTGTGCAAAAGTTGAGTAGGGTGTTGGATAAGTTGATAAGCCCTTGTCAGGCTGCCTTTATTCCTAGTCGTAGTATTGGAGACAATATACTGTTAGCACAAGAACTATTTACAGACTATAATCAGGCGCGCCTACCTCGTAGATGTGCACTGAAAGTGGATATCCGAAAAGCTTATGACACGGTAGAATGGGATTTTCTACTTGCAGTGTTAAACCTGTTTGGATTTCCGACTACGTTCATTAGGTGGATAGAGGAGTGTGTCACGACACCCTCGTTTTCCGGCGGGCTgaatggaaaacctcatggtTTTTTTACTGGATCGAGAGGGCTACGGCAGGGGGACCCTTTATCACCATATCTGTTCGTGCTCGTAATGGAGGTTCTTCATTTGATTCTTCTGCAGATGATTGATCAggacatgaatttttttttcattggaaatgtgagcctTCTCGATTATTTCAGCTTGGATTTGCAGATGATCTGTTGCTGTTCTGCaaagctgatatggactctaaAGGGGTCTTTAAGCAGAGGTTGGACCTATTCGCCTCCTGGTCAGGTCTTCGGCTTAATGTGCATAAAAGTCATCTTATCATCTCTCGATCTGCACAAGCGATACGGGAGCAGCTGTTAGATATGCTCGGATTCCAGGAAGGGCATCttccgatgaggtacttgAGACTTCCTCTACTTTCCTCTAGATTATCGTTAACAGACTGCCAGcctttattattgaaaattgatcgACGCATTAAAGGTTGGGAAGGAATGAGATTATCGTATGCTGGGAGGgtatagattattaaatctgtccTTATGGCGTTAAGTATATATTGGGCTTTTGCATTCATCCTACCTAGAGGTGTTATAAGGGAGATTGAGAAGCGTCTGAGAGCTTTTCTGTGGAAGGGCACAGGAACCAGTGGATATGCCAAAGTAGCATGGAGAGATGTCTGTAGGCCGGCGTCGGAGCAAGGTCAAGGCCTACGGGATATCGCTACTTTAAACCATGCCTTGATGAGCAAGAAGCTGTGTGGTGTTATTCGATGTGATAGAACATCAAAGTGGGTAGAATGGTTATATAACGGGCGGCTAcgtgataaatatatatggacGGTCATTGACAATGGTGGTTCGTGGGGCTGGAGGAAACTCCTTCGTCTATGCCCCTTGCTTTGATCGATGGTAGACTATCAGATTGGTGATGGGAATTCATTTTATCTGTGGCATGATCCATGACATCACCTTGGTCCCCTTATTGAAAGATTCCCACAAGGTCCATGTATGTTTGGGCTTCAGATGACGGACAAGCTTAGCAGTGTTATTATAGAGGGGCAATATGACATTGGCCTCTCGTTATGGACATTGAGTGCTTGGAGATTTTGGATGCATTGCCAATAATTCATGGCGAGATAGATCACATTATTTGGCGATTTGAGACGGGACGACCTACAGTTGCATCTCTTTACAGGCTATTGGACCCACCGGGACTCAAGTTAGGTTGGTTTTCACTACTCTCGGGTTCTCTGAAGATCCCCAAGCATAAtttcatcttatggcttgcgattttgggaaaattatccacaactgataaaccatggctatcatACTTAGGCAcctgtatattatgtgatgagggtGCAATGGAGACACATACTCATCTATTCTTTCGATGCTATTATGCCAGATGCTGCCTGACAGCGATTCGGCGGATTGTTCGGTTTGAATGGCCTAATAAAGAGTGGTCACGGAACGTTAAGTGGGCTgcaaggaaatggagaggaaaacatatgattaacttggcttatcgtgcactcctggctgcttgcatttaccacatttggagggaacgaAATTTGAGACACTTTGAGCATACGGAACGACCACCGAATATAATAGCCACCATTATtgtggaagatattagacagaggattatcagtgttaatttatctcgttctgtTAGTTTATGTGCGTtaatagattatggcgtatcccttggcctgtcgagggagaaaccaccagttgagcactgttgtactgtacgatcttgttttattaatgaaacttacatttacccaaaataaaaaataaaaagaacctTGGcgtgagataataagatacaaaattatcaaaagaataaattataaatggaGAAGTAAGGTAAGAGAGAAATGTGGGGTAGTGAGTagttaaaaggaaaataaataatttcaaaattattaaaaaatattgaaattactaatttgaccaaatattttcaaagggAAAAAATGGAATGATGAGTAAATTTGACTATCTAAAATTGATAGGATCAaagagtttttcttttataatagtatacttaaaaataaaaaagaagaacctTCCTATTTCCACAAATATTACCAATTTGTCAAAGAATTTCCACCAAACACGTCTCGGTAGTCacctatatacatatattttaaaccaAAGCAGCAGCATTTATATGTTGGGCCAACTGCAATCAATATACAAACACTATAACACAATCTCACCCCAAAAACCATACCTAATTTCTCCTCAACAATGGCTGCTCCATGGTTTCTGTATATTCCACTCATATTTGCCCTTTACATCTTCACTCAGCATTTCTTCCACAAACTTAGAAATCTGCCACCCGCTCCCTTTCTAAATCTGCCCTTTATCGGCCACCTTTACCTCCTCAAGAAACCCCTCTATCGTTCCTTGGCCAAGATCTCCGGCCGCTACGGTCCTGTAGTCCTCCTCCAGTTCGGCTCCCGCCGCGTCCTGGTTGTCTCCTCCCCCTCCGCCGCCGAGGAGTGCTTGACGAAAAATGATGTCATATTCGCCAACCGCCCGCACTTGCTCGCAGGGAAGCATCTGGGCTACAACTACACTTCCTTGGCCTGGACCTCTTACGGAGATCACTGGCGAAACCTGCGTAAGATTTCATCAATCGAGATTTTGTCCACGCACAGGCTCCAGATGCTTCATTGGATTCGTGTGGACGAGGTGAAGTCCACGATCCGGGCCCTGAATCGGGCTTCGGAGCAGCGGCGGGTGGTTGACATGAAGACGGCTTTTTTCGAGCTGACGATGAACGTGATCATGAGAATGATCGCCGGGAAAAGTTACTACGGCGAGAACGTGGAGGAGGTGGAGGAGGCCCGGCAGTTTAAGGAAATTGTTAAGGATACTTTGCGGCTGGGCACGTCGAATATGGGGGACTTCTTGCCGGTGATTCGGTGGTTGGAAGTGGGCGGCGTGGAGAAAGGGCTGGTGGAGCTGCAGAGGAAGAGGGATGCTTTTATGCAGGAACTGGTTGAAGGGTGTAAGAGAAGGTTGAAGAGTtacggcggcggcggcggcgacGGGGACGTGGTGGCGGAAGGGAAGACGAAAACCATGATTGAGATGCTGTTGAGATTGCAGGCAAAAGAACCCGAGTATTACACAGATGCGATCATAAGAAGCTTAATGCTGGTAAGTTGCTCGACTCCACTGATTCACGCTTTCTATTTTTGCCCTTTTCATCTTTGGTaaagttttgaaaataagatttcaaaagtttacaaattaatttggatAGAGAAGGAACTTTTTAagttaacaaattttattcaatttttttatttattattaatatatagttattaatatttgtaaatgctataatctcattttattcaaaaactcaaaaaattattaatgaaacaatatttaatatcttattcattgtataaaatattttacaagatGTATAAAAacgggtaaattatatttttttggtcccataaatggatctgtttttaattttggtcctacacTCAGGCTAATTAGCACATTGAGTCCCATATgtggggtttttttttttaatttgaggaGTATTGAGGAATTTTCGTCTAATTGACAACATCAACTGTTCTCTCCGTTagtcaatacaatcaaaataaaggtaaattatattttttatctcataagTGTACTTGTTTTCAATTTCGGTATCATAAGTAGACATGTTTCCAATTTTAGTTCCACAcgtaaatgtgcgaattggcttgagtgtgggactaaaattgaaaacaaatctacttacgggaccaaaaatgtaatttaccgtataaaatcttttatataaattt
The window above is part of the Sesamum indicum cultivar Zhongzhi No. 13 linkage group LG2, S_indicum_v1.0, whole genome shotgun sequence genome. Proteins encoded here:
- the LOC110011245 gene encoding isoflavone 2'-hydroxylase-like codes for the protein MAAPWFLYIPLIFALYIFTQHFFHKLRNLPPAPFLNLPFIGHLYLLKKPLYRSLAKISGRYGPVVLLQFGSRRVLVVSSPSAAEECLTKNDVIFANRPHLLAGKHLGYNYTSLAWTSYGDHWRNLRKISSIEILSTHRLQMLHWIRVDEVKSTIRALNRASEQRRVVDMKTAFFELTMNVIMRMIAGKSYYGENVEEVEEARQFKEIVKDTLRLGTSNMGDFLPVIRWLEVGGVEKGLVELQRKRDAFMQELVEGCKRRLKSYGGGGGDGDVVAEGKTKTMIEMLLRLQAKEPEYYTDAIIRSLMLVLLIAGTDTSAGTMEWALSLLLNHPHVLKKAQLEIDNHIGHDRLIDETDIAELPYLRCIVNETLRLYPAGPLLIPHESSEQCTVGGYRVPAGTMLLVNAWAIHNDPKNWENAREFNPGRFEGVEGNRDGFKLMPFGSGRRGCPGEALAVRMVGFGLGSLIQLIDMTEGLGLSMPKAEPLLAYCKSRPVAAKLLSQI